From a region of the Corallococcus coralloides DSM 2259 genome:
- a CDS encoding acetyl-CoA acetyltransferase yields the protein MKDANRIPVIVGVGQINDRPEDPLRGLDSLGLMEAALRAADADAGGGWLSRLDSLAVVDQLSFQQMGPLPLALAERLGARPRLHEQTAEANGDSPVRLLHEAANRIASGAVEVAAVVGGEALRTAARRAALAAGDAPSAHNAATRIGVQAHAAYRKRYGLNSPVDVYPLYENAGRAAYGQTLAEAQRESGEIWSRFSQVAAGNPGAWIREPLSVDEIVTPSPSNRPIAFPYWKRMVANSAVNQGAGFLVTSLANALARGVPEDRLVYVGRGAAAHEPEDFLARDGYASSPSMAVSLRRTLELNGLTVDMLDFVELYSCFPCVPKMARRVLGWPLEKSATVFGGLTFGGGPIANYMSHVVVSMVQRLREQGRHGLLFGNGGFATYNHSLVLTREPPPAGTLPQSFEHQAEADAARGPVPPFVEDFMGPGRIETYTVLYERDGSPRFGVIVGRGASGERFLAKVPAQDTAGIDFLCDGKEEPVGTEGHAVAGPGGDILWRRI from the coding sequence ATGAAGGACGCGAACCGGATTCCCGTCATCGTGGGCGTGGGGCAGATCAACGACCGGCCGGAGGATCCGCTGCGGGGCCTGGATTCACTGGGCTTGATGGAGGCCGCGCTGCGAGCGGCGGACGCGGATGCAGGCGGTGGGTGGCTCTCCCGGCTGGATTCGCTGGCGGTGGTGGATCAGCTCTCGTTCCAGCAGATGGGGCCGTTGCCGCTCGCGCTGGCGGAGCGGCTGGGCGCCCGGCCGCGCCTTCATGAACAGACGGCGGAGGCCAACGGGGACAGCCCGGTGCGGCTGCTCCATGAGGCCGCCAACCGCATCGCCTCCGGGGCGGTGGAGGTCGCGGCGGTCGTGGGCGGTGAGGCCCTGCGCACGGCGGCCCGGCGCGCGGCGCTGGCGGCGGGAGATGCACCCTCCGCGCACAACGCAGCGACCCGCATTGGCGTCCAGGCGCACGCGGCCTACCGGAAGCGCTACGGCCTCAACTCGCCGGTCGACGTCTATCCCCTCTATGAGAACGCGGGCCGTGCCGCGTATGGGCAGACATTGGCGGAGGCGCAGCGGGAGAGTGGCGAAATCTGGTCGCGGTTCTCGCAGGTCGCGGCGGGCAATCCGGGGGCGTGGATCCGCGAGCCATTGTCCGTGGACGAGATTGTCACGCCCTCGCCGTCCAACCGGCCCATCGCGTTTCCGTACTGGAAGCGGATGGTGGCGAACAGCGCCGTCAACCAGGGCGCGGGATTCCTTGTCACCAGCCTGGCGAATGCGCTCGCGCGCGGAGTGCCGGAGGACCGCCTCGTGTACGTGGGCCGGGGCGCGGCGGCGCATGAGCCGGAGGACTTCCTCGCGCGCGATGGCTATGCAAGCTCACCGAGCATGGCCGTGTCGCTGCGCCGCACGCTGGAGCTGAATGGGTTGACCGTCGACATGCTCGACTTCGTGGAACTCTACAGCTGCTTCCCGTGCGTGCCGAAGATGGCGCGCCGCGTGTTGGGCTGGCCGCTGGAGAAGTCCGCCACCGTGTTCGGCGGCCTCACGTTCGGCGGTGGCCCCATCGCCAACTACATGAGCCACGTGGTGGTCAGCATGGTGCAGCGGCTGCGCGAGCAGGGACGCCATGGCCTGCTCTTCGGCAACGGCGGCTTCGCGACGTACAACCACAGTCTCGTGCTCACGCGCGAACCACCGCCCGCTGGAACACTGCCCCAGTCCTTCGAGCATCAGGCGGAAGCGGACGCCGCGCGCGGCCCGGTCCCTCCGTTCGTGGAGGACTTCATGGGCCCCGGCCGCATCGAGACGTACACGGTGCTGTACGAACGCGACGGCAGCCCGAGGTTCGGCGTCATCGTCGGGCGCGGGGCCTCCGGTGAGCGCTTCCTGGCGAAGGTCCCGGCGCAGGACACCGCGGGCATCGACTTCCTGTGCGACGGGAAGGAGGAGCCCGTCGGCACGGAAGGGCACGCCGTCGCCGGACCCGGAGGGGACATCCTCTGGCGCCGGATCTAG
- a CDS encoding DUF2239 family protein, with the protein MPSPSVTWTAFAGQRLLASGPPAEVITAAKGALDAGEHESLLLFDDATGRTVDFHLRGTLEEVLARLQPTPDPAAESSEPRGPGRPKLGVVAREVTLLPRHWEWLSEQPGGASVALRKLVEAARANSGDADRVRRAQAAADRFMTTMAGNAPGYEEAARALYAGDRTRFNKWTRSWPDDIRDCARRLAAPAFTKEAP; encoded by the coding sequence ATGCCTTCGCCTTCCGTCACCTGGACCGCCTTCGCCGGCCAGCGCCTGCTTGCCTCTGGCCCACCGGCCGAGGTCATCACCGCCGCCAAGGGTGCACTCGACGCGGGCGAGCATGAATCGCTGCTGCTGTTCGACGACGCCACGGGCCGGACGGTGGACTTCCACCTGCGCGGCACGCTGGAGGAGGTGCTCGCCCGGCTCCAACCCACGCCGGACCCGGCCGCCGAGTCCTCCGAGCCCCGAGGCCCCGGCCGCCCGAAGCTCGGCGTGGTGGCCCGAGAGGTGACGCTGCTGCCCCGCCACTGGGAGTGGTTGTCCGAGCAGCCCGGCGGCGCGTCCGTGGCCCTGCGCAAGCTGGTGGAGGCCGCTCGCGCGAACAGCGGCGACGCCGACCGTGTCCGCCGCGCCCAGGCCGCCGCGGACCGCTTCATGACCACGATGGCCGGCAACGCACCGGGCTACGAAGAGGCCGCTCGCGCGCTCTACGCGGGCGACCGTACCCGCTTCAACAAGTGGACCCGGAGCTGGCCGGACGACATCCGCGACTGCGCCCGGAGGCTCGCGGCCCCCGCCTTCACCAAGGAGGCGCCGTGA
- a CDS encoding NADP-dependent oxidoreductase: protein MNHQWVLKSRPHDEVSDACFEWRRTSIPTPGPGEALVRVVWLAIDPTQRTWLNPHATYIRPVELGEVMRGAGVGQVIASRSERLAVGDWVTGMTGWQEYALAGDAGLFGFNKVPDGIDPRAMLNLYGASGLTAWIGMTDVGRAAPGETVLVSGAAGSVGSIAGQVARLRGCRVIGIAGGAHKADQVTRVARFDACIDYKSEDVRTRLQALAPKGVDVFFDNVGGPILEAALDHLAVRARVVLCGAVSSGYKDRDYGATPRNYMQLAFQRARMEGFIFLDHVPRFPEAFRELSTWAARGELVLTETIAEGLEQAPSALRGLFEGRNLGKQLVRVAAPG from the coding sequence GTGAACCACCAGTGGGTGCTGAAGTCGCGTCCCCACGATGAAGTCTCCGATGCCTGCTTCGAATGGCGCCGGACGTCCATCCCCACTCCAGGTCCCGGAGAAGCGCTGGTGCGCGTCGTCTGGCTCGCCATCGACCCCACCCAGCGCACGTGGCTCAATCCCCACGCGACCTACATCCGGCCCGTCGAGCTCGGCGAGGTCATGCGCGGTGCAGGTGTCGGACAGGTCATCGCGTCCCGCTCCGAGCGGCTGGCCGTGGGCGACTGGGTGACGGGCATGACGGGCTGGCAGGAGTATGCGCTGGCCGGTGACGCGGGCCTCTTCGGCTTCAACAAGGTGCCGGACGGCATCGACCCCAGGGCCATGCTGAACCTCTACGGCGCCAGCGGGCTGACCGCGTGGATTGGCATGACGGACGTGGGCCGCGCGGCCCCAGGAGAGACCGTCCTGGTCTCCGGCGCGGCAGGCAGCGTGGGCTCCATCGCCGGACAGGTGGCGCGGCTCCGAGGCTGCCGCGTCATCGGCATCGCGGGCGGAGCGCACAAGGCCGACCAGGTCACCCGCGTCGCCCGGTTCGACGCCTGCATCGACTACAAGTCCGAGGACGTCCGGACACGCCTCCAGGCGCTGGCGCCCAAGGGTGTGGATGTCTTCTTCGACAACGTGGGCGGGCCCATCCTGGAGGCGGCGCTGGACCACCTGGCGGTGCGTGCCCGCGTGGTGCTCTGCGGCGCCGTCTCCTCCGGCTACAAGGACCGTGACTACGGCGCCACGCCTCGCAACTACATGCAGCTGGCCTTCCAGCGGGCACGCATGGAGGGCTTCATCTTCCTGGACCATGTCCCCCGCTTCCCCGAGGCCTTCCGGGAGCTGTCCACCTGGGCGGCCCGGGGGGAGCTCGTCCTGACGGAGACCATCGCCGAGGGACTGGAGCAGGCGCCGTCCGCCCTGCGCGGCTTGTTCGAGGGCCGCAACCTGGGCAAGCAGCTGGTCCGCGTCGCGGCCCCTGGCTGA
- a CDS encoding nuclear transport factor 2 family protein, with protein MKLQTTLTTVLALATGAAEARDPAQDERELLKVEAALCRAFETGDVATLRKSLDARFTLTDSKGTVTDLEQNLAEVAKKDPVYEVFRNHHQKIRLYGDAAVVTGITTLKGHSGKTQFEGDFQFTDTWVYRDGQWKLAASHATRLSK; from the coding sequence ATGAAACTCCAGACCACGCTGACCACCGTTCTCGCCCTCGCCACGGGCGCCGCGGAAGCCCGAGACCCCGCGCAGGACGAGCGCGAGCTGCTCAAGGTCGAGGCCGCGCTCTGCCGCGCCTTCGAGACCGGCGACGTCGCCACGCTGCGCAAGAGCCTGGACGCGCGCTTCACGCTCACCGACTCCAAGGGCACGGTGACGGACCTGGAGCAGAACCTCGCGGAAGTGGCGAAGAAGGACCCCGTCTACGAGGTCTTCCGCAACCACCACCAGAAGATCCGCCTGTATGGCGACGCCGCGGTCGTCACCGGCATCACCACCCTCAAGGGTCACTCCGGCAAGACGCAGTTCGAAGGCGACTTCCAGTTCACCGACACCTGGGTCTACCGCGATGGCCAGTGGAAGCTCGCCGCGAGCCACGCGACCCGGCTGTCGAAGTGA
- a CDS encoding PLP-dependent aminotransferase family protein — protein MDFHVELRGRRDLAGQIYRGLRAAILDGRLRRGERLPPTRELALRLDVARNTVGVAYEWLTAEGLIAGRTRAGSFVQGEASRPRGRAGREAQVPLRARAFWRSLPDLPAPLAPAAYDFGVGSPDVSGFPFESWRRLVARQLRSATVSGGYVDAAGHRGLREAVARHVGVSRGVRAEVDDVFITNGAQQALDLVGRVLIEPGDCVAMEEPGYPPARQVFQSLGARVVPVPVDAEGLDVAALPDTARLVYVTPSHQFPLGMPMSPARRVALLEWAKRRDAVVIEDDYDSEFRFGGRPLETLHGMDRSGRVLYVGSFSKVMVPMLRMGFLVAPPSLQRELRWARRVMDWHSPVPEQAALARFIDSGLLARHIRKMRRDYEARHARVAEGLSRHCGDWLQVVPSVAGLHLSATFRRGGVALERETVARARAAGVGLITLSRYFMGPRARPGLVLGYGGIPAARIPEGMKRLGACLGTVAGMTRD, from the coding sequence ATGGACTTCCATGTGGAGCTCCGGGGACGCCGGGACCTGGCCGGGCAGATCTACCGGGGGCTGCGCGCGGCCATCCTCGACGGGCGCCTGCGACGCGGGGAGCGATTGCCGCCCACGCGCGAGCTGGCCCTGCGCCTGGACGTGGCGCGCAACACCGTGGGCGTGGCGTATGAATGGCTCACCGCCGAGGGCCTCATCGCGGGGCGCACGCGAGCGGGGAGCTTCGTCCAGGGGGAGGCATCCCGGCCGCGCGGCAGGGCAGGGCGGGAGGCGCAGGTGCCGCTGCGCGCCCGGGCCTTCTGGCGCTCACTGCCGGACCTGCCCGCGCCGCTCGCCCCCGCCGCGTATGACTTCGGGGTGGGCAGCCCGGACGTCTCGGGCTTCCCCTTCGAGTCCTGGCGCAGGCTGGTGGCGCGCCAGCTGCGGTCCGCCACGGTGTCCGGGGGCTACGTGGACGCTGCCGGACACCGGGGGCTGCGGGAGGCGGTGGCTCGGCACGTAGGCGTCTCGCGGGGCGTGCGCGCGGAGGTGGACGACGTGTTCATCACCAATGGCGCGCAGCAGGCGTTGGATCTCGTGGGCCGGGTGCTCATCGAGCCGGGGGACTGCGTCGCCATGGAGGAGCCGGGCTATCCGCCCGCGCGGCAGGTGTTCCAGTCGCTGGGGGCGCGCGTCGTGCCCGTTCCGGTGGACGCGGAGGGGCTGGACGTGGCGGCGCTGCCGGACACCGCGCGGCTCGTCTACGTCACGCCGTCGCACCAGTTCCCGCTGGGCATGCCCATGTCGCCCGCGCGCCGGGTGGCGCTGCTGGAGTGGGCGAAGCGGCGGGACGCGGTGGTGATTGAAGACGACTACGACAGCGAGTTCCGCTTTGGCGGCCGGCCCCTGGAGACGCTGCATGGGATGGACCGCTCCGGGCGGGTGCTCTACGTGGGCTCGTTCTCGAAGGTGATGGTCCCCATGCTGCGGATGGGGTTCCTCGTCGCGCCGCCGTCGCTCCAGCGGGAGCTGCGGTGGGCCCGGCGCGTGATGGACTGGCACAGCCCGGTGCCGGAGCAGGCCGCGCTCGCGCGGTTCATCGACAGCGGGCTGCTGGCGCGGCACATCCGCAAGATGCGGCGGGACTACGAGGCGCGGCACGCGCGCGTGGCGGAGGGGCTTTCGCGCCACTGCGGCGACTGGCTCCAGGTGGTGCCCTCCGTGGCGGGCCTGCACCTGAGCGCGACGTTCCGGCGAGGGGGCGTGGCGTTGGAGCGGGAGACGGTGGCCCGGGCCCGGGCGGCGGGCGTCGGGCTCATCACCCTGTCGCGTTACTTCATGGGACCGCGCGCCCGGCCAGGGCTGGTGTTGGGCTATGGCGGCATTCCCGCCGCGCGCATTCCAGAAGGAATGAAGCGGCTGGGAGCGTGTCTCGGAACTGTGGCGGGAATGACGAGGGATTGA
- a CDS encoding cupin domain-containing protein encodes MTHSTYASHPVDSERMPWIPMGRPGLAFKPLRFFRDGSGWMYLFRLEPGTLIPRHRHLGESHAFNISGRRQLLDTGEVIGPGTYVYEPPGNVDSWQVVGDEPLVLHITVKGGIEYLGDDGQVLRSVSPAERLETYRRWCQEHGVEALATIE; translated from the coding sequence ATGACCCATTCCACCTATGCCTCCCACCCCGTCGACTCCGAACGCATGCCGTGGATCCCCATGGGCCGGCCCGGGCTCGCGTTCAAGCCGCTGCGCTTCTTCCGCGACGGCAGCGGCTGGATGTACCTCTTCCGCCTGGAGCCCGGCACCCTCATCCCCCGGCACCGCCACCTCGGCGAGTCGCACGCCTTCAACATCTCCGGGCGCCGCCAGCTGCTCGACACCGGCGAGGTGATTGGCCCGGGCACGTATGTCTATGAGCCGCCCGGCAACGTCGACAGCTGGCAGGTCGTGGGCGACGAACCCCTGGTTCTGCACATCACCGTGAAGGGCGGCATCGAATACCTGGGCGACGACGGCCAGGTCCTCAGGAGCGTGAGCCCCGCGGAGCGGCTGGAGACGTACCGCCGCTGGTGCCAGGAGCACGGCGTGGAGGCGCTCGCCACCATCGAGTGA
- a CDS encoding PPC domain-containing protein, whose protein sequence is MKSLAAVWLTCALTGCGAEMETPTGALEEGAIEVPVGENAEQAPVVEKGPPPERRLQAEAVDCTSTSTLSNGVPLSGVGQEAGAWSCTYKLTVPTGATRVEFTTSGGTGDGDLYVRRGSTPTEAANDCKSASGSNSETCALTVTSSGTYYARMYGYSTFSGATITGTYTLTTGQPGCTSTSPISNGSTTYGLSAAPGTFSCDYTLEVPSGATSLTFYTYLGSGGMAHLYAKRGSAPTLSSYDCKATTGGGNNQTCTVTSPAAGTWHVRLYNADSSMTLTGAALHGSYVTGGTGNPGTGTLTNGVAVTGLSGAQGSYRYWTITVPAGRTSLLVQTYFGTGDSDLYVRQGSQPTEYTYTCSSAGTGATESCLINAPTAGVYHVMIKGYSDYSGLTLKASY, encoded by the coding sequence TTGAAGTCTTTGGCCGCCGTGTGGCTGACGTGTGCCCTGACGGGCTGTGGCGCGGAGATGGAGACGCCCACTGGAGCCCTGGAAGAGGGCGCCATTGAAGTGCCGGTGGGAGAAAACGCTGAACAGGCGCCGGTGGTGGAGAAGGGCCCGCCGCCGGAGCGGCGGCTCCAGGCGGAGGCCGTGGACTGCACCAGCACCAGCACGCTGTCCAACGGCGTGCCCTTGTCCGGCGTGGGCCAGGAGGCAGGCGCCTGGTCCTGCACGTACAAACTCACGGTTCCCACCGGGGCCACCCGCGTGGAATTCACCACCAGCGGAGGCACCGGCGACGGCGACCTGTACGTGCGCCGGGGAAGCACTCCCACGGAAGCGGCGAACGACTGCAAGTCGGCCAGTGGCTCCAACTCGGAGACCTGCGCGCTCACCGTGACATCGTCCGGGACCTACTACGCCCGCATGTATGGCTACAGCACGTTCTCCGGCGCGACCATCACGGGCACCTACACCCTGACCACCGGTCAGCCGGGCTGCACCAGCACCAGCCCCATCTCCAACGGCTCGACCACCTACGGCCTGAGCGCGGCTCCCGGGACCTTCTCCTGCGACTACACGCTCGAGGTCCCGTCGGGGGCCACGAGCCTCACGTTCTACACGTACCTCGGCTCCGGTGGCATGGCCCACCTCTACGCGAAGCGAGGCAGCGCGCCCACCCTGTCGTCCTATGACTGCAAGGCCACCACGGGCGGAGGCAACAACCAGACGTGCACCGTCACCAGTCCCGCGGCGGGCACCTGGCATGTGCGCCTGTACAACGCGGACTCGTCCATGACGCTGACGGGTGCGGCCCTGCACGGGTCCTATGTCACCGGCGGCACGGGCAACCCGGGCACGGGCACGCTGACGAACGGCGTTGCGGTGACGGGCCTGTCGGGCGCGCAGGGGTCGTACCGCTACTGGACCATCACCGTGCCGGCCGGGAGGACCTCGCTGCTCGTGCAGACGTACTTCGGCACGGGGGACTCGGACCTCTACGTCCGCCAGGGTTCGCAGCCCACGGAGTACACGTACACCTGCAGCTCCGCCGGCACGGGTGCCACGGAGTCGTGCCTCATCAATGCCCCCACGGCGGGCGTCTACCACGTGATGATCAAGGGCTACTCGGACTACTCCGGTCTGACGCTGAAGGCGTCCTACTGA